The following proteins are encoded in a genomic region of Paenibacillus sp. FSL H3-0469:
- a CDS encoding phosphoglucomutase produces MAYPNGVDVFNEKLNKSQTGYDYVIEERIALKGGSYDGPLRHDNINNKTIRVFTGPRFTGEEIRNYSVSFPDATPWRRLIKIFSTTPEVFVTYETPGDTVEADDINAVQTAITATQTEVERYKEAGVIDGGSFEREV; encoded by the coding sequence ATGGCTTATCCAAATGGTGTGGATGTTTTTAATGAGAAGCTGAACAAAAGCCAAACCGGATACGATTATGTTATCGAAGAGCGGATTGCATTAAAAGGCGGTTCTTATGATGGTCCGCTTCGGCACGACAATATTAACAATAAGACGATTCGCGTGTTCACTGGCCCCCGCTTTACAGGTGAGGAAATACGTAACTACAGTGTTTCATTTCCCGATGCAACACCATGGCGGCGACTAATTAAGATATTCTCGACAACGCCTGAAGTGTTTGTGACCTATGAGACACCAGGGGACACCGTAGAAGCCGACGATATTAACGCTGTGCAAACTGCTATCACAGCCACGCAGACCGAGGTGGAGCGTTATAAAGAGGCTGGGGTCATTGACGGCGGATCATTTGAGAGAGAGGTGTAA
- a CDS encoding baseplate J/gp47 family protein, translated as MDDQGFKRQRYAEILDDVVDKAKEVYSQELDTSEKSPMGMILRLFAWHLGKADERLEDVYNSASINASTGANLYKLGGNDGLSVYSEEYASGNITVTGTPDYELLAGFLVATATGVRFETTEAVKLSSAGTGTVEIMATEMGAAGNVPSGTITVVVNPNPDVVSVTNAQQTQDGRDRETDAAFRERVLQRRQNPGTSGNKADYMRWSREVAGVGAAKVFPLWAGPKTVKVVIADADKLPASAGLVQQVQDYIDPDPGRGEGQAPIGAVVTVAAAIAKTINITATVVLAAGHSLQDVIDHFRARVEEWRQKAAFAVSYVSHAVIGALLLGTDGVLDYSALTLNGSSANIALADEEVPLLGAVNLGV; from the coding sequence GTGGATGATCAGGGATTTAAGCGCCAGCGGTATGCTGAAATATTGGATGATGTCGTGGATAAAGCCAAGGAGGTGTACAGCCAAGAGCTGGACACATCCGAGAAATCCCCTATGGGGATGATTCTCCGGCTGTTCGCGTGGCACTTAGGCAAGGCTGACGAGCGCCTGGAGGATGTGTACAATTCGGCGTCCATCAATGCGTCAACCGGGGCTAATCTCTACAAGCTGGGCGGCAATGACGGACTGTCGGTGTACAGCGAGGAATATGCGTCCGGCAACATCACTGTGACCGGCACGCCGGACTATGAACTGCTTGCGGGGTTCCTGGTGGCCACAGCTACCGGTGTGCGGTTTGAAACCACGGAAGCAGTCAAGCTTTCTTCTGCTGGAACCGGAACCGTGGAGATTATGGCTACGGAGATGGGGGCGGCGGGCAATGTGCCGTCCGGCACTATAACCGTAGTCGTCAATCCTAATCCGGATGTCGTATCCGTCACTAATGCCCAGCAGACCCAGGACGGCCGGGACAGGGAAACAGATGCCGCATTTCGGGAGCGCGTGCTGCAGCGGCGCCAGAATCCCGGCACGAGCGGTAACAAAGCTGACTATATGCGGTGGAGTCGGGAGGTCGCGGGCGTGGGAGCGGCAAAGGTCTTCCCGCTATGGGCCGGACCGAAGACGGTCAAGGTGGTTATTGCAGACGCCGATAAATTGCCTGCATCAGCGGGGTTAGTCCAGCAGGTTCAGGATTACATTGACCCCGATCCGGGGCGCGGTGAGGGTCAAGCGCCTATAGGCGCGGTGGTCACTGTGGCTGCCGCCATCGCCAAGACAATCAACATCACGGCAACGGTGGTATTAGCTGCTGGGCATTCGCTGCAAGACGTCATAGACCATTTCCGCGCTAGGGTTGAGGAATGGCGACAAAAGGCGGCGTTTGCAGTGTCATATGTCAGTCATGCCGTGATCGGTGCGCTGCTGTTAGGCACGGATGGCGTACTGGACTATTCAGCCTTGACCCTGAACGGAAGCAGTGCGAATATTGCGCTTGCTGATGAAGAGGTGCCGTTGCTCGGTGCTGTGAATTTGGGGGTATAA